One Mycobacterium sp. SMC-4 DNA window includes the following coding sequences:
- a CDS encoding molybdopterin cofactor-binding domain-containing protein yields the protein MKYSVNGTPRQDDPRPGQCLRTFLRDHGHFEVKKGCDAGDCGACTVLVDGNAVHSCIFPAFRVQGRSVTTVCGLGTPEDLHPVQRRFVDAAGFQCGFCTSGMVTTVATLTDGKDEDLPARLKGNLCRCTGYRAITDAIDGTVNTEKTSGNDVGRSVGAPAGTRIVTGTEQYTMDDAPPGLLHMAVLGSPVPHARIVSIDTSRAELIPGVRLVLTHRDSPPVRFSTARHESRDDDPDDTVILDTTVRFVGQRVAAVVAETLAAAENACRQIIVEFEELPAVFDPETARAPGTPLLHADKDAQSRIADPSRNLVAELHGEVGDVAATLERTGAMGGAVVRGRWQTHRVAHVHLETHGATGWRDDTGRLVIRTSSQVPFLVRKELCHIFGLGTDEVRVFTKRVGGGFGGKQEMLTEDLVALAVLRLGAPVRYEFSRSDEFTTAPCRHPFRIDVAAAADADGVLTALAVDVLVDAGAYGNHSPGVMFHGCGESIALYRIPNKRVDAQAVYTNNLPSGAFRGYGLGQIAFAVESAIDELATRLGINPFEFRRRNVVVPGDPFVDSHVLDDDLTFGSYGLDQCLDLAESALQQGNGVSAPRGWRVGEGMAAAMIATIPPRGHFTDAAVSVDADGVYTLDVGTAEFGNGTTTVHVQLAAHELGTGSDRVVVRQSDTATSGYDTGAFGSAGTVVAGRATQLASRQLRQALLAAAAELTGTPVSKCSLNRNGVQCGQQLVDFGSLPTPMTARAMGDGTPRSVAFNVHAFRVAVNPRTGEVRILQSVHAADAGVVLNPQQCRGQVEGGVAQAIGSALYEEIQIDTGGLVTTRTLRDYHIPQLADVPVTEIYFAETYDELGPLGAKSMSESPYNPVAPALANAIARACGARLDQLPMTPARVWRAITRAAR from the coding sequence TTGAAGTACTCTGTCAACGGGACCCCGCGTCAGGACGATCCCCGGCCGGGCCAATGCCTGCGCACATTCCTGCGCGATCACGGGCACTTCGAGGTCAAGAAGGGTTGCGACGCGGGCGATTGCGGCGCTTGCACCGTGCTCGTCGACGGCAACGCAGTGCATTCATGCATTTTTCCGGCGTTCAGGGTGCAGGGCCGCTCCGTGACCACGGTCTGCGGCCTCGGCACACCTGAGGACCTGCACCCTGTGCAGCGCCGCTTCGTCGACGCAGCAGGATTCCAGTGTGGGTTCTGCACCTCGGGAATGGTCACCACGGTCGCAACCCTGACCGACGGAAAAGACGAGGATCTACCCGCACGGCTCAAGGGGAACCTGTGCCGGTGTACCGGCTACCGCGCCATCACCGATGCCATCGATGGCACCGTCAACACCGAAAAGACCAGCGGCAACGACGTGGGGCGCTCCGTCGGCGCCCCGGCCGGGACTCGTATCGTCACCGGTACCGAGCAGTACACCATGGACGATGCACCACCAGGCTTGCTGCACATGGCCGTCCTCGGGAGCCCAGTCCCGCACGCCAGAATCGTGTCCATCGACACCTCGCGCGCCGAGCTGATCCCCGGTGTCCGACTGGTACTGACCCATCGCGACAGCCCTCCGGTCCGGTTCTCCACCGCCCGCCACGAGTCACGCGACGACGACCCGGACGACACGGTGATACTGGACACCACTGTGCGTTTCGTCGGGCAACGAGTTGCCGCAGTCGTCGCCGAAACCCTGGCAGCGGCCGAGAATGCCTGCCGGCAGATCATCGTCGAGTTCGAAGAACTGCCGGCCGTCTTCGACCCGGAGACCGCTCGCGCACCCGGAACGCCGCTGCTGCACGCGGACAAGGATGCGCAGTCGCGCATCGCCGACCCGTCCCGCAATCTGGTCGCCGAACTGCACGGCGAGGTCGGCGATGTCGCCGCCACACTCGAGCGCACCGGAGCCATGGGTGGAGCCGTGGTCCGGGGGCGCTGGCAGACCCATCGGGTGGCCCATGTGCATCTCGAAACCCACGGCGCCACCGGGTGGCGGGACGATACGGGTCGCCTGGTCATTCGGACGAGTTCGCAGGTACCGTTCCTGGTCCGAAAGGAACTGTGCCATATCTTCGGTCTCGGTACCGACGAAGTCCGGGTGTTCACCAAGCGCGTCGGTGGAGGCTTCGGGGGTAAACAGGAAATGCTCACCGAGGACCTGGTCGCGCTGGCCGTGCTTCGATTGGGAGCTCCGGTGCGGTACGAATTCAGTCGCAGCGACGAGTTCACCACGGCACCGTGCCGGCACCCGTTCCGCATCGATGTCGCAGCGGCCGCGGACGCAGACGGTGTTCTCACCGCACTGGCCGTCGACGTTCTTGTCGACGCGGGGGCCTACGGCAACCACAGTCCGGGGGTGATGTTCCACGGTTGCGGAGAGTCGATCGCGCTGTACCGCATCCCGAACAAACGGGTGGACGCCCAGGCGGTGTACACCAACAACCTGCCCTCCGGCGCCTTCCGCGGATATGGCCTCGGCCAGATCGCGTTTGCGGTGGAGTCGGCGATCGACGAGCTGGCCACCAGGCTCGGCATCAACCCGTTCGAGTTCCGGCGCCGCAATGTCGTGGTCCCCGGCGATCCGTTCGTCGACTCCCATGTGCTCGACGACGATCTGACATTCGGCAGTTACGGCCTGGACCAGTGTCTGGACCTCGCCGAATCGGCGTTGCAACAGGGCAACGGGGTGAGCGCACCGCGGGGATGGCGGGTCGGCGAGGGGATGGCGGCGGCGATGATCGCGACGATCCCACCGCGTGGGCACTTCACCGATGCGGCCGTCTCGGTCGACGCAGACGGTGTTTACACCCTCGACGTCGGGACTGCCGAGTTCGGAAACGGCACCACCACCGTGCACGTGCAACTGGCCGCTCACGAACTGGGCACCGGCAGCGACCGCGTCGTCGTTCGCCAATCCGACACGGCGACATCTGGTTACGACACCGGCGCGTTCGGATCGGCGGGTACGGTTGTGGCCGGACGAGCGACCCAGCTGGCCAGCCGGCAGTTACGACAGGCGCTACTTGCTGCGGCGGCCGAGCTGACCGGGACGCCGGTGTCGAAATGCTCCTTGAACCGCAACGGAGTCCAGTGCGGCCAGCAATTGGTCGACTTCGGATCGCTGCCAACTCCGATGACAGCACGCGCGATGGGCGACGGCACACCGCGGTCGGTGGCGTTCAACGTGCACGCATTCCGGGTCGCGGTGAATCCCCGGACTGGAGAAGTACGCATCCTGCAGTCGGTGCATGCCGCTGACGCCGGTGTCGTGCTGAACCCCCAACAATGCCGCGGCCAGGTGGAAGGCGGTGTCGCCCAGGCGATCGGATCGGCCCTCTACGAGGAGATCCAGATCGACACGGGCGGTCTCGTTACCACCCGGACGCTACGGGACTATCACATCCCCCAACTTGCCGACGTCCCGGTCACCGAGATCTACTTCGCCGAGACCTACGATGAGCTCGGCCCCCTGGGCGCCAAGTCGATGAGCGAATCTCCGTACAATCCGGTGGCTCCGGCACTGGCCAATGCCATCGCACGGGCCTGTGGCGCGCGCTTGGATCAGCTACCCATGACTCCGGCCCGAGTCTGGCGCGCGATCACCCGAGCCGCTCGATGA
- the fadA6 gene encoding steroid 3-ketoacyl-CoA thiolase FadA6, which translates to MAEAYVIDAVRTAIGKRNGSLAGVHPVDLGAHGWRGLFARNDVDPGAVDDVIAGCVDAIGPQAGNIARLSWLAAGYPEEVPGVTVDRQCGSSQQAISFGAQAILSGTADLIVAGGMQNMSQIPISSAMTVAEQFGFTSPTNESKSWLHRYGDQEISQFRGAELIAEKWDISREDMEQFALTSHQRAQAAIRAGHFENEIIAVDGFCIDEGPRDTSLEKMAGLKTLVDGGRLTAAMASQISDGASAVLLASEQAVKTHNLKPRARIHHISARGADPVFMLTGPIPATRYALDKAGLSIDDIDTVEINEAFAPVVQAWLKETKADPEKVNPSGGAIALGHPLGATGAKLFATMLNTLERTGGRYGLQTMCEGGGTANVTIIERLG; encoded by the coding sequence GCCCGCAACGACGTCGATCCGGGCGCGGTGGACGACGTCATCGCCGGCTGTGTCGACGCGATCGGCCCGCAGGCCGGCAATATCGCGCGGTTGTCCTGGCTGGCCGCCGGTTACCCCGAAGAGGTGCCCGGCGTCACCGTGGACCGGCAGTGCGGGTCCAGCCAGCAGGCCATCTCGTTCGGCGCCCAGGCGATCCTGTCCGGCACCGCCGACCTGATCGTGGCGGGCGGCATGCAGAACATGAGCCAGATCCCGATCAGTTCGGCGATGACCGTCGCCGAACAGTTCGGGTTCACCTCACCGACAAACGAATCCAAGAGCTGGCTGCATCGCTACGGCGACCAGGAGATCTCGCAGTTCCGCGGCGCAGAGCTGATCGCCGAAAAGTGGGACATCTCGCGCGAGGACATGGAGCAGTTCGCGCTGACCAGCCATCAGCGAGCACAGGCGGCAATCCGCGCCGGACATTTCGAGAACGAGATCATTGCGGTGGACGGCTTCTGCATCGACGAGGGCCCGCGGGACACCTCGCTGGAGAAGATGGCCGGTTTGAAGACCCTGGTCGACGGTGGTCGCCTGACCGCGGCAATGGCGAGCCAGATCTCGGACGGCGCGAGTGCCGTGCTGCTGGCGTCCGAGCAGGCCGTGAAGACTCATAATCTCAAGCCGCGCGCCCGGATTCATCACATCAGCGCCCGCGGTGCCGATCCGGTGTTCATGCTCACCGGCCCCATCCCGGCCACTCGCTACGCGTTGGACAAGGCCGGTCTGTCGATCGATGACATCGACACCGTCGAGATCAACGAGGCTTTCGCTCCGGTGGTTCAGGCCTGGCTCAAGGAGACCAAGGCCGACCCGGAAAAGGTCAATCCCAGCGGCGGCGCGATCGCACTCGGGCACCCGCTCGGAGCCACCGGCGCGAAACTGTTCGCCACGATGCTCAACACGCTCGAGCGCACTGGCGGGCGCTACGGCCTGCAGACGATGTGTGAAGGCGGCGGAACCGCCAACGTCACCATCATCGAGCGGCTCGGGTGA
- a CDS encoding xanthine dehydrogenase family protein subunit M, which produces MDLNTVEAVRIPTCRDEVWPLRPGDAILAGGTWLFSEPQPAVSQLIDITALGWPSITLTDEGLELAATCTIDEIAALSTRLPASRPDWSAAALFGQCCDALLASFKVRGSATVGGNICLAFPAGAMISLCSALDATVTVWRGDGSEYRLPITDFVTGQATTLLGPGDLLRAVHLPAAALRSRTALRKLAPSRLGRSSAVLIGRRNDHEFVVCVTAATVRPFMFRFPELPSAQEVEVRISELPMQAWTSDAHGDPDWRRAVTLVLAEQVRQELS; this is translated from the coding sequence ATGGATCTCAACACCGTCGAGGCGGTGCGCATCCCTACGTGCCGCGATGAGGTATGGCCGCTGAGGCCTGGTGACGCCATCCTGGCCGGTGGGACCTGGCTGTTCTCCGAGCCGCAGCCGGCTGTGTCCCAGCTCATCGACATCACCGCGCTGGGCTGGCCATCGATCACCCTGACCGATGAGGGCCTGGAATTGGCGGCCACGTGCACAATCGACGAAATCGCGGCACTCTCGACGAGATTACCGGCCAGCCGCCCAGACTGGTCGGCCGCAGCGTTGTTCGGCCAGTGCTGTGACGCGCTCCTGGCTTCATTCAAGGTCAGGGGCTCGGCAACCGTGGGGGGCAACATCTGTCTGGCTTTTCCCGCCGGAGCGATGATTTCGCTGTGTTCGGCACTTGACGCCACCGTCACCGTGTGGCGGGGCGATGGTTCGGAGTACCGGCTGCCGATCACCGACTTCGTCACCGGCCAGGCCACCACCCTGCTCGGCCCCGGTGACCTGCTACGTGCCGTGCACCTGCCCGCCGCGGCCTTACGGTCTCGAACGGCCTTGCGCAAGCTCGCACCGTCGAGGCTCGGCCGCTCCTCGGCAGTCCTGATCGGACGTCGCAATGACCATGAGTTCGTCGTTTGCGTGACTGCAGCGACGGTGCGGCCCTTCATGTTCCGATTCCCGGAGCTGCCATCGGCGCAGGAAGTGGAAGTTCGAATTTCCGAACTGCCGATGCAGGCGTGGACTTCCGATGCCCATGGCGATCCGGATTGGCGCCGGGCAGTGACGCTGGTACTGGCCGAGCAGGTCAGGCAAGAGCTCAGTTGA